A segment of the Synechococcus sp. CBW1002 genome:
ATCAATCTCTGCATCATAACCCTGCTCCTGCAGGATTGTGAAGTGATGCAGCATCTCCGCCTTGTTCTGGGGAGCCCGGCCGAGCAGATGCTTGTGGTTGAGCTCAATGAAACGGTAGGGATTGCTGTTCTCGAAGAAGCGGCTGCGGTAGAGGCCGCTCTTGGCGACGGCCCGCACCAGCTCGCGGACGTTGAGGTAATCGTTGCGGAACAGGGATTCCACGGCGCTCAGCCGTTCGCTGGCCATCACGTATTGATAGCCGAGAACCTGCCGATAGACCGCCCGGATGATGGTGCTTTTGTCGTCGGAAGAAGCATGCGACCAGCTTTCCTTGTCGCGATCATTGGCGAAGCGATCAATGCCCAGCTGGGGCGCTCTGACCAGGGTCATGCGAAGAATGGCAAAAGGGCTAGGGGAGGGCACATGGCAACAGTCATGGCCGGCGCGATGCTAGGTGTAACTGTCCGAGGAAATCATGCAACGGCGTCGCTGTATGCAAACTCTACGAATCTACTGCTTGAATGATGCGTTTGCTCACGAAATATGTAGTCATGTTATGAGCATCTCGTCCGGTCGACCTCCCTATCCATCCGCTCCGGCTCGAACCCCCTGAGCTCTTGATCTCTCGAGCTCCTGGGCCTCCGTTCCTGGCTCCTCGTCCCTGAAGCTGAAGCTTCGCCCGGGCTTCGGCGTCAGGCCCGCATGCGGCTGGCCTGATGGCTGTCCAGTCGGATCAGGTCAGCTGTGCTGCCACCGCTTTGGCGGCGACGAGCCCGCAGGGCCTGGTCGGAGGGGAGGCGCAGCTGGCTGGCCAGGCCCAGCTGCTTCAGCAGCAGGATGAAGCGATAGGTGGGATCGGGCAGGACAACCGGTTCGCCCTGGCGCAGGCCCAGGCCCTGGCGGGCTGAGGAGGGGAAGGCGTGGTGCAGGTTGTGCCAACCCTCACCCAGGGTGATCAGGGCGACCCAGCGGCTGTTGCGGCTGGCATCGCCGCTCTCGAAGGGCTGCTCTCCCCAGAGGTGGGCCGCGGAGTTCACCGTCGCCACGCCGTGGAACAGGACCGTGGTGCTGAGGCAGAAGGCCGCCAGCCAGGGCAGGCCGCCCAGGGCGTAGGAGAGGCCCGCCAGGGCCAGCACCGGCAGCATGTGCAAGCGGTCGATCGCCCGCAGCACCGGATCGGCTTCCACATCCGCAGGCAGCTGTTCGGGGAAGAAGCTGCTGCCCAGCAGCCAGCCCGCCTGGGAACGCCAGAGGCCATGCCACCAGCCCGTCGCCGGCTGCAGGGGGCTGTGGGGGTCGCGGGGGGTGTCCACATGGCGATGGTGCTGCTGGTGATGGGCCTTCCACCAGCTCGGTCCCATCTGTCCGGCGGAGGCCGCCACCAGGGAGCCAAGCCACCAGATCGGCCGCGGTGCCCGGTAGCTGCCGTGGGTGATCAACCGGTGGTAGATCGCCGTGGTGGCCAGCATCCGCGCCAGATACAGCCCCACGGCCCACAGCGCTGCTCCCAGCTCCAGGCCCGTGCTCAGCAGCAGCAGGCAGCCCAGATGGCTGAGGATGATCAGAACGGGGCCACATCCGTAGGCCAGCCGGCGGCGAAGAGGGATCAGAAATCAGCTCACAGCAGGACTGATCCTAGGCAGCCGACATGGCTCGACTGAACGGTCAGCCTTCCTCCGCCCGTTCTTCCCCGGGGTCTGGCATTGGGCAGGCGCGCGTCTGGTGGAAGCGGGAGAAGTCGATCACCGCCCGGGCACCGTCGGTTTCCACCATGTCCACGAAGCAGCGCCCGAAGGCGATGCAGTCGACCGGATAGCTGGCGTGGGCGTGGATCGGACGCTCCAGGATTCCGTCGGTGCCGCTGAAGGACACCACCACCTCGGCATGGTCCACCGCCAGCTGGTCGGGACCCAGTCCCCACAGGGGGCTGTCGCGGTTGATCGGATGCATCGCCGTCCAGGCCAGGGTGAAGGCGATGCCGTCTTCCCGGCTGAGGCGCAGGGGATGCAGTCGCCGCATCCGGTGGCCTTCGCTGCTGCGCTCGTCGATGCTGAGGTAGGCCTTCAGATTCGCTCCCAGGATGGTGTTGCGTCGCTCATTGGCCACCCGGAAGGTGAGGGTGGGAACGCCGTTGTAGGGATGCACCGCCGCCAGGCTGGAGAAACGGATCCGGGCCGAGCTGCGGGAAAAGCGGGCAAAGGCCAGGCCGGTGGTGAGGGCGATGAAGATCAGCCCCGTCAGCGCCTCGGCGGTCACGATCAGGTGGGCGGTGAGGCTGCTGGGGTGGAGCACGCCGTAGCCGATCGAGCCCAGGGTCTGGACGCTGAAGAAGAAGGCGTCCGCGAAACTGGCCGCGCCTCCGCCTGAAACCCCGCCGATGCCGGCCGGATCCAGCCGGTACAGCGCGGCGAACAGCAGGTTGATCAGCAGGTACAGCGTCGTGATCAGCCCCAGGAACAGGGGCCACGACACGGACAGCATCAGCAGGTAGGGCTCTCGCCAGTGGCGGAAGCCGCTCTGTGCCTCGGTGATCGTGAGCAGGCCCCTCAGGCGTCTGGCCTGTTCCCGTTGTTCGGGTCGGCGCTGCGGCCGCCTCTGGCTCACTCCTCGCCGCCTTCGCCGCCTTCACCGCCTTCATCTGAACCGTGCATCTCCTGATCCTTGGTCTTGCCCTGCATCGCCCCCTCGCCCATCGCTTCCTTCTGCATCTTCGGTGCGGTCTGCGGAGCCGGCGTGCTCATGCCGGACGACTCTTCGCCGCCGCTGCCGGAGTCGGGTGCCTTGCCGCAGCCCACGGCTCCGGCCATCAGGCCGGCGGTGGCAAGAAACAGAGCGATGCTGGGGCGGGCCATGGAGGTGGTGCGGCTGGCCACCATTCTTGAGGAGTCCGCGCCCGGCGGTGGCTGCTGGGCGGAGCAGGTCGTGATCCATCGGTCTCACTGATGTGATCAACCGCCGCAGTGGTGCGGATCAACAGGCACAGCGCGGCGTGATCCAACGGCAAAGCATGGTGGGATCCACCGACGGCCTCCGTTCATGCGCTTCATTGTCGAGCCCCTGTTCAGCCCTGAGGCGACCCGTGCCCTGGCTGAGGCGCTGCGGGCCGACGACGCTCCCTGGCGGCCCGGTGCCGAAACCGCCGGTTGGCATGCCCGCGGGGTGAAACGCAACCGGCAGCTGGAGCGGGGCTCCGACCTGCATCACCAGCTGGAGGCTCAGGTGCGGGAGGCCCTGCTGGCCGATCCGCTGGTGCGTTCGGCGGCCCTGCCGCTGCATGTCCATGGGGTGCTGTTCAGCCTCACCGGCCCTGGCGAGGGCTATGGGCGCCATGTCGACAACGCCTTCATGGCCGGTGGTCGCTCTGACCTGTCCTTCACGGTGGCCCTCACCGATCCAGCGGCCTACGAGGGTGGTGATCTGGTGCTGGAGTCGCCGGATCGGGAGGAGCGCGTGCGTCTCGGCTCAGGCCAGGCGATCGTGTATCCCAGCACCCTGCTGCATCGGGTCGAGCCGGTCACCGCCGGTGAGCGCCTGGTGGCGGTGGGCTGGATCCAGAGTCGCATCCGCAGCAGTGAACAGCGGGAACTGCTGTTTGAGCTGGACGCGGCGCGGCGGGCCCTGTTTCAGCAGCAGGGCAAGGGGGAGATCTTCGATCTGCTCTGCCGCAGCTACACCAACCTGCTGCGGATGTGGGGTGAGTGAGGCCGGCGCCCCGGAAGCCATGTAACAGTCTTTCTGCGTAACAACAGTAGCGTTATACAGTTTGACTGTTTCTTCGTCGCTTTCGGCGTGTCCGCCCATGACTGCTGCCATCCCCGGGTCCATCTCGGACCATGCCCGGCCTGCCGATGCCGTGATGCGCAAGGGGTTCGGGCCACGCGTCCGGCGGCTGCATGGCCGCATCGGCGCCGCGCACCACAAAGCGGAAGGCATGGCCTTCTCCCGCTCGCTGCTGGCCGGAGAAGCCAGTCCGCTGCAGCTGGCCGCCCTGCTGCGGGCCCTGGCACCCGCCTACGCCCTGATCGAGCGGCGGGGGCCGGCCCTGGCGGAGGCCCTCGGGGCCACGCTGCCCTGGGCTGATCTGGCTCGCAGCGCCGCCCTCGGCCATGACCTGGCCCAGCTGGAGGCTGCGGCCGTTCCCGCCACGTCTCCGTCTGCCGCCGCCAGCTCCTGGCTCGAGCAGCTCTCCACCCTCGCTGAGACCGCGCCCCACCGCTTCCTCGCCCACGTGTACGTGCGCTACGGCGGTGATCTCTCCGGCGGGCAGCAGCTCAGCGAGCAGGCCAATGCCATCCTGCGCCGCCACGGCCTGCCCGCCGTGGAGTTCTGGCAGTTCGACCGGCCCCTGAGTGAGCTCAAGCAGGGTCTCCACGACGGCTTCGAGCAGCTGCGGCTCAGCGAGTCCCAGGAGCAGGAGCTGCTGCAGGAAGCGGAGGACGCCTTCCTCGCCACCCAGCGCCTGCTGGCCGAACTGGGCGAGCTGGTCTGAGCGGAGCGCCGCTGTCCAGCCGTTCCCCATCCGCTCTCGCCGCACCCTTCGCTCCCCTAGCCCCCGATCTGATGACGTTCGCGCCATCCCGTTCCGTTTCTGCCACCAAGCCCTCGGTTTCCACCCCGATCGCGCTGCTGCTCAAGTACGACAAGCCGGTGCCGCGTTACACCAGCTACCCCACCGCCGCCGCCTTCTCGGAGGCGGTGGGCGCCGCCGATCTGGCGGCCCAGCTGGCCAGGCCCGCTGCCGAACCCCTGTCGCTGTATGTCCATGTGCCCTTCTGCCGCCATGCCTGCTGGTATTGCGGTTGCAACCGGGTCACCACCCAGGCCGGCTCCCGGGTGGTGGGCCCCTATCTGCAGGCGCTGGAGCGGGAGCTGCAGCTGATCGGGGCCGCCGCGGGCCAGCGGTGGCGGGTGGGGCAGCTGCACTGGGGCGGCGGCACCCCCAACTACCTCACGCCGGCGGAACAGGGGCAGCTGTGGGAGCTGCTGGATCAGCACTTCGATCTCGCCACCGATCTGGAGGCCTCGATCGAGGTGAATCCCGAGTTCCTCAGCCGTGACGAGCTGCTCGGCCTGCGCCGGCTCGGCTTCAATCGCATCAGCTTCGGCATCCAGGATGCCGATCCCGAGGTACAGAAGGCGGTCAATCGGGTGGTGCCCGTCGAGCAGCTCCGTCGGGCGATGGCCTGGATGCGGGAGGCCTCGTTCGAGAGCGTCAACGTGGATCTGATCTGCGGCCTGCCGCTGCAGACACCGGAGCGCTTCCGCACCACCCTGGAGCTGGTGCGGGAGCTGCGGCCCGATCGCATCTCCCTGTTCTCCTTCGCCTATCTGCCGCAGCAACTGCCCCTGCAGCGCAAGATCGCGGCCGAGGATCTGCCCAGCCAGCACCAGCGGCTGGCCATGCTGGAGTCCGCCAGCCAGCTGCTGGCCGCCGCCGGCTACGACGCCATCGGCATGGATCACTACGCCCTGGCGGGCGACAGCCTGGCGGTCGCGGCCCGCGAGGGCCGGCTGCACCGCAACTTCCAGGGCTACACCACCGGTGGTGAGCTCGATCTGCTGGGGGTGGGCCCCACGGCGATCAGCCAGTTCCCCCATCTGTTCAGCCAGAACCTGCGTGATCTGCGCGCCTA
Coding sequences within it:
- a CDS encoding biliverdin-producing heme oxygenase, which translates into the protein MTAAIPGSISDHARPADAVMRKGFGPRVRRLHGRIGAAHHKAEGMAFSRSLLAGEASPLQLAALLRALAPAYALIERRGPALAEALGATLPWADLARSAALGHDLAQLEAAAVPATSPSAAASSWLEQLSTLAETAPHRFLAHVYVRYGGDLSGGQQLSEQANAILRRHGLPAVEFWQFDRPLSELKQGLHDGFEQLRLSESQEQELLQEAEDAFLATQRLLAELGELV
- a CDS encoding Fe2+-dependent dioxygenase, which codes for MRFIVEPLFSPEATRALAEALRADDAPWRPGAETAGWHARGVKRNRQLERGSDLHHQLEAQVREALLADPLVRSAALPLHVHGVLFSLTGPGEGYGRHVDNAFMAGGRSDLSFTVALTDPAAYEGGDLVLESPDREERVRLGSGQAIVYPSTLLHRVEPVTAGERLVAVGWIQSRIRSSEQRELLFELDAARRALFQQQGKGEIFDLLCRSYTNLLRMWGE
- a CDS encoding acyl-CoA desaturase, with the translated sequence MGLYLARMLATTAIYHRLITHGSYRAPRPIWWLGSLVAASAGQMGPSWWKAHHQQHHRHVDTPRDPHSPLQPATGWWHGLWRSQAGWLLGSSFFPEQLPADVEADPVLRAIDRLHMLPVLALAGLSYALGGLPWLAAFCLSTTVLFHGVATVNSAAHLWGEQPFESGDASRNSRWVALITLGEGWHNLHHAFPSSARQGLGLRQGEPVVLPDPTYRFILLLKQLGLASQLRLPSDQALRARRRQSGGSTADLIRLDSHQASRMRA
- a CDS encoding ion channel, whose amino-acid sequence is MSQRRPQRRPEQREQARRLRGLLTITEAQSGFRHWREPYLLMLSVSWPLFLGLITTLYLLINLLFAALYRLDPAGIGGVSGGGAASFADAFFFSVQTLGSIGYGVLHPSSLTAHLIVTAEALTGLIFIALTTGLAFARFSRSSARIRFSSLAAVHPYNGVPTLTFRVANERRNTILGANLKAYLSIDERSSEGHRMRRLHPLRLSREDGIAFTLAWTAMHPINRDSPLWGLGPDQLAVDHAEVVVSFSGTDGILERPIHAHASYPVDCIAFGRCFVDMVETDGARAVIDFSRFHQTRACPMPDPGEERAEEG
- the hemN gene encoding oxygen-independent coproporphyrinogen III oxidase; protein product: MTFAPSRSVSATKPSVSTPIALLLKYDKPVPRYTSYPTAAAFSEAVGAADLAAQLARPAAEPLSLYVHVPFCRHACWYCGCNRVTTQAGSRVVGPYLQALERELQLIGAAAGQRWRVGQLHWGGGTPNYLTPAEQGQLWELLDQHFDLATDLEASIEVNPEFLSRDELLGLRRLGFNRISFGIQDADPEVQKAVNRVVPVEQLRRAMAWMREASFESVNVDLICGLPLQTPERFRTTLELVRELRPDRISLFSFAYLPQQLPLQRKIAAEDLPSQHQRLAMLESASQLLAAAGYDAIGMDHYALAGDSLAVAAREGRLHRNFQGYTTGGELDLLGVGPTAISQFPHLFSQNLRDLRAYYAALEAGRLPVERGLVVRDPAVLERRRLIQEVMCRFRVALPLEGFAQEWHDLQALAADGLVQLQRQGDQGLVEVTSQGRWLIRSIAAVFDPEQRRRASGSRLV